In Carya illinoinensis cultivar Pawnee chromosome 10, C.illinoinensisPawnee_v1, whole genome shotgun sequence, one DNA window encodes the following:
- the LOC122279579 gene encoding lysine-specific demethylase JMJ25 gives MGEEEALPDHLRCSRTDGRQWRCKRRVMGDMKLCEIHYLQGRHRQNKEKVPDSLKILRKSKKSPSKDPELQSRAQNVKMKLSKPMKRKNKSVRVSEALDEALRKMKFKKGNLQLELITMVLKRDLEKKKKETRTKKTKNSDSVSGSKKKKKMKRGEMDIEENCDGEELTRELPNGVMAISPAPSPSPRNCSNAGANCDVKVGVDTSVVRRRSFRSKNIEPLPTGTMQVLPYGQGEDKLRTGRRRKCHWCRRSSSSSLIKCSSCQKEFFCLGCVKERYFDTQEEVKMACPVCRGTCTCKDCLANQSNDSESKDSLREKYNVGKILHLHYLICMLLPVLKQINLDQSDELETEATTKGKRPSEVHIKQAEFGCSKRHCCNSCKTSIVDLHRSCPSCSYNLCLSCCRGSSPLSVDTFISKYSNRRKACMSGNKQLLRKKLAKRNSSTSLSPSQSNRKTCKTIGRIYCPPSKFGGCGKGLLDLRSVFPMSWIKELEVSAEEIVCSYEFPEALDTSSCCSLCLDMDHKAVGIEHLQEAAVREDSNDNFLYYPTLQEVHGDNLEHFQKHWGKGHPVVVRDILQTTSDLSWDPLVMFCTYLERSIAKYENNKDLLEARNCLNWCEVEIGIRQYFMGSLNGRTHANVWHEMFKLKGWLSSHILQEQFPSHYAEIINSLPLQEYMNPMSGLLNLAANLPPEIRKPDLGPFVYISYGCAEELVQADSVTKLCYDSYDVVNILAHTTDAHISTEQLTKIRKLLKRHKAQCQRESSLIIADKGMANEVNGRSSLNGEDKEDSGFQNVTEDELHLRKRVARVFSSSATSHERSAMSPKTCNMSYGVGYDSETDSDSEATLPCYESVLSSDTSDQRKLRDHTQSSNFYRKKVVSESSGAQWDVFRRQDVPKLIEYLERHSSEFSHMYGFHKQMVHPILDQSLFLDTTHKMRLKEEFEIEPWTFEQHVGEAVIIPAGCPYQIRNPKSCIHVVLDFLSPENVTECVQLTDEVRLLPDDHKAKIDKLEVKKMALHSISAAIKQIRELTCNM, from the exons ATGGGGGAAGAGGAGGCTCTGCCCGACCATCTACGGTGCAGCCGTACGGACGGTCGGCAATGGCGGTGTAAAAGAAGAGTGATGGGCGACATGAAGCTTTGCGAGATTCACTATCTCCAAGGCCGTCACCGACAGAACAAGGAAAAAGTCCCGGATTCGCTAAAAATCTTGAGGAAGAGCAAGAAATCTCCGAGCAAGGACCCGGAGCTCCAAAGTAGGGCGCAGAATGTGAAGATGAAGTTGTCGAAGCCGATGAAGAGGAAGAACAAATCGGTGAGGGTTTCGGAGGCCCTGGACGAGGCATTGCGGAAGATGAAGTTTAAGAAAGGCAATCTACAGTTGGAGCTGATAACAATGGTGCTCAAGAGGGActtggagaagaagaagaaggagacgAGAACGAAGAAGACGAAGAACAGCGATTCAGTTTCGgggtcgaagaagaagaagaagatgaaaagggGTGAGATGGATATAGAGGAGAATTGTGATGGAGAGGAGTTGACGAGAGAATTGCCCAATGGAGTGATGGCAATCTCCCCTGCACCGTCGCCTTCTCCACGAAATTGCAGTAATGCGGGTGCTAACTGCGATGTGAAAGTCGGAGTAGACACAAGCGTTGTCAGGCGACGGTCCTTTCGGTCCAAGAACATCGAGCCGCTCCCTACTGGCACAATGCAG GTTTTACCCTACGGGCAGGGTGAGGACAAACTGAGGACGGGAAGGAGGAGAAAGTGCCATTGGTGTCGAAGAAGTTCTTCCTCGAGTCTTATCAAGTGTTCGAGTTGTCAGAAAGAGTTTTTCTGTCTGGGTTGTGTCAAAGAAAG GTATTTTGATACACAAGAGGAAGTTAAGATGGCTTGTCCAGTCTGTCGAGGAACTTGCACCTGTAAGGATTGTTTAGCTAATCAATCTAATGACAGTGAAAGTAAG GATTCTCTGAGGGAGAAATATAATGTTGGAAAAATATTGCACTTGCATTATTTGATATGCATGCTTCTTCCtgtattaaaacaaataaacctAGACCAAAGTGATGAGCTTGAAACAGAGGCAACAACAAAGG GGAAGAGACCTTCTGAAGTTCATATCAAGCAGGCTGAATTTGGTTGCAGTAAGCGACATTGCTG CAATAGCTGCAAAACTTCAATCGTGGATCTGCATAGAAGCTGTCCTAGTTGTTCTTATAATCTCTGCTTAAGTTGTTGTCGTGGGAGCTCCCCTTTAAGTGTCGACACATTTATCTCAAAGTACTCAAATAGAAGGAAAGCTTGTATGTCTGGTAACAAGCAACTTTTAAGGAAAAAGCTTGCCAAGAGAAATTCTAGCACATCACTATCTCCATCACAATCTAACAGGAAAACCTGCAAGACAATTGGAAGAATATATTGTCCTCCCTCAAAGTTTGGTGGTTGTGGAAAAGGTCTTCTTGATTTGAGAAGTGTTTTTCCCATGAGTTGGATCAAAGAGCTGGAGGTAAGTGCAGAGGAAATAGTGTGCAGCTATGAGTTCCCAGAAGCTCTTGACACATCTTCATGCTGCTCACTATGCCTTGACATGGATCATAAAGCTGTTGGAATTGAGCATTTGCAAGAAGCAGCTGTAAGGGAAGATTCAAATGATAACTTTTTGTATTACCCCACACTTCAGGAGGTTCATGGTGATAACCTTGAACACTTTCAAAAGCATTGGGGTAAGGGCCATCCTGTAGTAGTTCGTGATATTCTTCAAACCACATCAGATTTGAGTTGGGATCCTTTAGTTATGTTCTGCACTTATCTTGAGAGGAGCATCGCCAAATATGAGAATAATAAGGATTTACTTGAAGCTAGAAATTGCTTAAATTGGTGTGAG GTAGAAATCGGTATCAGGCAGTATTTTATGGGTTCTCTCAACGGGCGGACGCATGCGAATGTGTGGCATGAGATGTTTAAATTGAAGGGTTGGCTGTCTTCTCATATACTTCAAGAACAATTTCCCTCTCATTATGCTGAAATAATCAACTCTCTACCACTTCAAGAATACATGAATCCCATGTCTGGACTTCTAAATTTAGCTGCAAACTTGCCACCGGAAATTCGAAAGCCTGACCTAGGTCCATTTGTCTATATATCGTATGGCTGTGCGGAGGAACTTGTACAGGCTGATTCTGTGACAAAACTATGTTATGACTCATATGATGTG GTTAATATTTTGGCACATACTACGGATGCCCATATCTCAACGGAACAGCTTACAAAAATAAGAAAGTTACTGAAACGGCACAAAGCTCAATGTCAAAGGGAGTCTTCCTTGATTATTGCAGATAAGGGAATGGCAAATGAAGTGAATGGAAGATCATCATTAAATGGTGAGGACAAGGAAGACTCGGGATTTCAGAATGTGACTGAGGATGAACTGCACTTACGCAAGAGAGTCGCTAGAGTATTTTCCTCTTCTGCTACTTCTCATGAAAGAAGTGCTATGAGTCCTAAAACTTGTAACATGTCCTATGGTGTGGGGTATGATTCTGAAACTGACTCTGATTCCGAAGCCACTTTACCCTGCTATGAATCTGTGTTAAGCTCTGACACGTCAGATCAGAGAAAGCTTCGGGATCACACCCAAAGCTCCAACTTTTATAGAAAGAAAGTAGTTTCTGAGTCTTCTGGTGCTCAATGGGACGTCTTTCGCAGACAAGATGTTccaaagcttatagagtatctGGAGAGGCACTCTAGTGAGTTCAGCCATATGTATGGCTTTCATAAGCAA ATGGTTCATCCAATTCTTGATCAAAGTCTCTTTCTTGACACAACTCACAAAATGAGGCTTAAGGAGGAGTTTG AAATTGAACCATGGACTTTTGAGCAACATGTTGGAGAAGCTGTTATCATTCCCGCTGGATGCCCATACCAAATTAGGAATCCTAAG TCTTGCATACATGTGGTATTGGACTTTCTCTCACCTGAAAATGTTACCGAGTGCGTCCAGTTGACTGATGAAGTAAGGCTGCTTCCAGATGACCATAAAGCAAAAATAGACAAGCTAGAG GTGAAGAAAATGGCCCTTCATAGTATTAGTGCTGCAATCAAACAAATTCGTGAGCTTACATGCAATATGTAA